The DNA window ACGGAACACAATGCATGGGGACGAGTTCGCCCGTCCAATCGCGAATCTGCACCGGGTTGTCCGAGTCGGCCTGGTTGATGTAGTGGACCAGGTATCCGTCAGGGACCGATAGGCCGGCATCCTCGTCGACCTCGCGCGAGAGCGAGACGAGATGTGGTCGGACCCGGGCAATCAGGTCCGGTCCGGTCGATGTGCTGCCGGTGAGTTCCGAAATCTTCGTCCCGACGGTAAGCAGTCCTTCGTTGGACCTTTCGACGGCGCCTAGCGACTCAAGGGTGCTTATGAGTCGGGCGACGGTGCTTTTTGGCAGTCCAGATCGGGCCGCCAGCTCGGATACGCCTAGCGGATCCGAGGCGAGAACCTCCAGCAGCAGAAACGCTCGTTCGATCGATTGTACGTTGGACATTGGCTTCCAGCTCCGGGTGCTTGCGTCACCATACAGGACCGTCCCGCATCGTGGGACTTGATGAAGGGTATGGCGGACAGCAGTGACTGTCGACATCTCGCGGTGACCGGCGAGGAGCTACTCTTGCGCCCGATGAGCAGTATTGGGGAGCGTTTCTCGAAACTGTGGGGAGCTGCAGCAATATCGAATTTCGGCGACGGTCTGATGGCCGCCGCGATTCCGCTATTGATGGTCAGGCTGACGAGCGACCCCCTCCTGGTGAGCGGCTCGGTGGTCGCGGGCACCCTGCCGTGGTTTCTGTTCTCCCTCTTCTCCGGCGCAATGGTCGACCGTCTTGATCGCAAGTTGGTCATGGTGATCGTCAACATGGTCCGGGCGGTGGCCGTTGGCGGCCTCGCCTGGACGGTGGCCACCCAAACCGT is part of the Acidimicrobiia bacterium genome and encodes:
- a CDS encoding IclR family transcriptional regulator codes for the protein MSNVQSIERAFLLLEVLASDPLGVSELAARSGLPKSTVARLISTLESLGAVERSNEGLLTVGTKISELTGSTSTGPDLIARVRPHLVSLSREVDEDAGLSVPDGYLVHYINQADSDNPVQIRDWTGELVPMHCVPSGLVLLASWPSERLDRFLARRLTRYTHNTVIDPYAIRQRLTQIRADGYCWVYEEFAEGINSVAAPVYDRDQRAVAAIHVHGPAYRFPSPERAVEIAELVKAKAAQVSRDLAHLAG
- a CDS encoding MFS transporter, with translation MSSIGERFSKLWGAAAISNFGDGLMAAAIPLLMVRLTSDPLLVSGSVVAGTLPWFLFSLFSGAMVDRLDRKLVMVIVNMVRAVAVGGLAWTVATQTVSPLIIYGVAFALGSGETFFDTATEALVPNLVDKEHFELANGRMQSTELLGDTL